DNA from Variovorax sp. PBL-H6:
CCCGCCACCCCCGGAAGGGTGGCCGCGCTACCTGCCGCCGCCAGCAGTTGGCGCCACTGCGACAGCGTGCCCGCCAGCGCATCTTCGGCGCTGGACGGGGAGCCATTGCGCTGTGGTGGCTCCAGGTTCTGGCGCAGCCGCGCGACGGTGCGCCGGAGCCGCTCCGGCTGCACCGGCTTCAGCACATAGTCGATGGCCTGCGTATCGAAGGCCCGGGCGGCATATTCATCGTAGGCGGTCACGAAGACCAGCTGCGGCATCGGCGCCTCGTCGGCGGGCCAGGCGTCGGCCAGCTCCGCTGCGGCGGCCAGGCCGTCCTGCCCCGGCATGCGGATGTCCAAGAACAGCACCTGGGGCAGAAGTCGCAACGCCTCGCGCACCGCGCTGTGGCCATCGGCCACGGTGGCGAGCACGTCGAGCTCGGGCCAGGTGGCGGCCAGCTCGGCGCGCAGGGCCTGCGCCAGCAGGGGTTCGTCTTCGGCGATGAGGGCGGTGGTCTTCATGCGGGCAACGGGAGGATGATGGTGGCGCAGGTGCCGCCGGCCGGATGCGGTGTCAGCTGCAGGGCGCTTTCCGCCCCGTAAACCGTGGCGAGGCGTTCTCGCACCTGCGACAGGCCGAAGCCGCCGTCGGGGGCAGGCGGCCTGGTGCTTTCCGAGATCCCTACGCCGGTGTCGCGCACCTCGATCACCAGCCGCCGGCCTTCGCGCCGCGCGCCGATGGTGATCTCGCCGCCCTCGACCTTCGGCTCCAGTCCGTGGCGGATCGCATTCTCCACCAGCGGCTGCAGCAGCAGTGGCGGCACCGGCACCTCGCGCAGATCGTCAGGCAGCTCGAGCCGGCAGGCGAGCCGCGGGCCCATGCGCACGGACATCAGCTCCAGGTAGTCGCCGAGGCGCTGGAACTCGGCCGCCAGCGGATGCGCAAGCGCGCGAGAGCCGCTGAGCGTCACGCGCAGGTAGCTGTTGAGGCGGTCGAGCATGGCCACGGCGCGCGGCGGATCGGTGGCGATCAGCACGCGCAGGTTGGCCAGCGTGTTGAAAAGCATGTGCGGCTCGAGCTGGGTTTCCAGCAGCTTGAGGCGCGCATCCGCGGCGTCGCGCTGGGCCAGCGCGATCTCGCCCTCGAGGAACTTGCTCTTGCCGCGGCTGTAGTAGAAGTAGCAGATGACCACGCCGGCCGCCACCGTGATCAGCGCCGTGGAGGCGAGCTTGTCGCGCGAGAGGCTCAGGAATTCCAGCAGGGGCTTGCCGGTCCAGGCGTCTCCGATCGCATTGCCGCCCAGGAAGCCGGCCACGATGCCGGCAACGACCAGCGCCACGCCGCGCCAGCCGTGCGGCCAGGGCGTGGCATCGCGGCCGGCGAGCAGCAGCCGGCCGACGTCGACGACCAGCCAGCTGATGAGCCCGATCGAGAGCGAATAGACGAACTGCGGCGCCCAGCCGCCACGGCCCGAGATCGACAGCGCGACCGCGATGACGCAGCAGAAGCCCGCGGTCGAGATGCCGTGCCGCAGCACGTGCCGGAGATTCTCCGGCGAGAAGTTGCGTGCCAGCGTCTCGCTCACCCGCGGTCTCCGTCGCGCAGCGCCTTGCGCTCCCGTTCGAGCAGCCGATCGTAGAAATTGCCGCCCGGCGCCACGAAGAACACCACGGCGCCGTGAATCAGCAGCCCCAGGCCCCAGCCGAGCAAGGGGTACATGGCCCAGTTCTGCCCGCGCGAGCTGGCCAGGATCACGAGGAACAGGTTGACCAGCACGTAGACGGTGGCATGGATGTACCAGCCCATCTTGGCGCCGGCGCGGCGGCGGGCGAGGCGATCGAGGCGGTCCGTGGAGGGATGAAGGTCGTCGGTCATGTGGGTCTCCAATGGAACAGGGATTCTTGCGGAAGAAGAGGGCGAACGGACGGAAAGAAGGCGCACTCGTATCGGTCAGGCGCCGGCCACGGGCAGGGCGCCGCGGTCCTCGCGAATCGCCAGCTTCCACAGGCGCAGCGCCCGTGCGGCGAAGATGCCGCTGAAGGCGCCGTACAGGGTGCCGATGCCCAGCGCGAAGCCGGTATGGTGCGCCACCTCCGGATGCATCGCCAGCAGCACGCCCACCGCGTACTTGGTGAAGAAGATGCCCATCATCAGCGCCAGCGGCGCGGCAGTGCCGGGCAGGTGGAAGGTGCGGGTCGCCGCGTCGTACCGCGTGGCGGCGGGCAGCGGCCAGCGCTGCACGGTCAGCAGCAGCACGGTGACTGCGCCGGCCCATCCCAGCAGGGCGACGGGCGAATCGCCGAAGGCCGAGAGCATCCCGTAGAAGGACAGCCCGACCATTGCGACGGGCAGCAGCGTCACCCGGACCAGGCTCACGCTGCTGGCGAAGAGTTGCTTGAGGCCCAGCCACACGAGCAGGGCGAAGAGCAGGAACACCCAGCGGGGCGTGTGGGAAAGGATCTGGGTCAGCATCATCATGGTGTTTTCTCCTTGAAGGGTTATGGAAGCGTCGATGGGGTGGACTGTGCCGGCCGCCCCGCGCGCCTTCCATGCCCTTGCGACGAACTGCAGCGGACCGGCGCGAGTTGCAATCCGATGTCGCCGGACGCACTGCGCAACGCCGGCTTTACCGTGGCTTTACGGTTGGTAGGAACTGGGCGCTACGATTCGACGCTCCACTAAGGGCTGCTTGCGAACCGCCCCGTTGCCGATGCCTTCTCCCATCCCAGAGCCCCCTGCCACCGCCCCCCTCGCCGAACCGCCTGCGCCGCGGCCGCCTTCGCGACGAAGGCGCTGGCTGGGCAGCCTGGTCGCGCTGCTGCTCGTGGTGGTCCTCGGTGGGGTGGCCTGGTACCTGATCAAGCGCTCGGGCGAGCCGGCTGCCGGCCGTGGCAGCTTCGGGGCGCCGGGCTCGACCGTCGGCCATGCGGTCGCGCGCCGGGCCGAACTGCCGGTGACCATCGATGCGCTCGGGACCGTGACGCCGCTGGCGACCATCACCCTGAAGCCGCAGGTCGGGGGCGTGCTCACCGAGGTGCTCTTCACCGAGGGCCAGTCGGTCACCAAGGGCCAGTTGCTGGCCCGCATCGATCCGCGGCCCTACGAGCAGGCGCTGATGCAGGCCCAGGGCACGCGCGTGCGCGACGAGGCGCAGCTGGAGGCCGCGCGCGTGACGCTGGCGCGCTACCGCACGCTGCTGACGCAGGATTCCATCGCGCGCCAGGATGTCGACACCCAGGCCGCGCTGGTCAAGCAGCTCGAAGGCACGGTGACCACCGATCGCGCCTCGGAGGCCGCGGCCAGGCTCAACGTCGAATACACGCGCATCACGGCGCCGGTGGCCGGGCGCATCGGCCTGCGCACGGTCGATCCCGGCAACACGGTGACGGCGAACGCGAGCACCGGGATCGCGGTGATCACGCAGATGAACCCCATCGACGTGCAGTTCGCCGTGCCGCAGGACCGCCTGCCGGACATCCAGGCGCAGCTCGCCAAGGGCTTGGCGCTGCCGGTCAAGGCGATGGACCGCACGCGCAGCACCACGCTGGACACCGGCACTTTCTCCACGCTGGACAACGTCGTGGACACCAGCACCGGCACCGTCAAGGGGAAGGCCCGCTTCGGCAATGCCCAGACGACGCTGTTTCCCAACCAGTTCGTCAATGTGCAGATGACCCTGCGCACGATCGACGCGGTCGTGGTGCCGGTGACCGCGGTGCGCACGGGACCGACGGGGAGCTATGTC
Protein-coding regions in this window:
- a CDS encoding LytR/AlgR family response regulator transcription factor — translated: MKTTALIAEDEPLLAQALRAELAATWPELDVLATVADGHSAVREALRLLPQVLFLDIRMPGQDGLAAAAELADAWPADEAPMPQLVFVTAYDEYAARAFDTQAIDYVLKPVQPERLRRTVARLRQNLEPPQRNGSPSSAEDALAGTLSQWRQLLAAAGSAATLPGVAGGSAPLKLIAASEAGTAGSTVRMVPVEEVQYFEAADKYVRVLTASREYLIRTPLKQLLPQLDAGVFWQVHRAMVVRSDAIESVHRDEAGKLHLALRGRPEKIPVSRLYAHLFKAM
- a CDS encoding sensor histidine kinase; the encoded protein is MSETLARNFSPENLRHVLRHGISTAGFCCVIAVALSISGRGGWAPQFVYSLSIGLISWLVVDVGRLLLAGRDATPWPHGWRGVALVVAGIVAGFLGGNAIGDAWTGKPLLEFLSLSRDKLASTALITVAAGVVICYFYYSRGKSKFLEGEIALAQRDAADARLKLLETQLEPHMLFNTLANLRVLIATDPPRAVAMLDRLNSYLRVTLSGSRALAHPLAAEFQRLGDYLELMSVRMGPRLACRLELPDDLREVPVPPLLLQPLVENAIRHGLEPKVEGGEITIGARREGRRLVIEVRDTGVGISESTRPPAPDGGFGLSQVRERLATVYGAESALQLTPHPAGGTCATIILPLPA
- a CDS encoding 2TM domain-containing protein, with translation MTDDLHPSTDRLDRLARRRAGAKMGWYIHATVYVLVNLFLVILASSRGQNWAMYPLLGWGLGLLIHGAVVFFVAPGGNFYDRLLERERKALRDGDRG
- a CDS encoding DUF6622 family protein, which translates into the protein MMMLTQILSHTPRWVFLLFALLVWLGLKQLFASSVSLVRVTLLPVAMVGLSFYGMLSAFGDSPVALLGWAGAVTVLLLTVQRWPLPAATRYDAATRTFHLPGTAAPLALMMGIFFTKYAVGVLLAMHPEVAHHTGFALGIGTLYGAFSGIFAARALRLWKLAIREDRGALPVAGA
- a CDS encoding efflux RND transporter periplasmic adaptor subunit — translated: MPSPIPEPPATAPLAEPPAPRPPSRRRRWLGSLVALLLVVVLGGVAWYLIKRSGEPAAGRGSFGAPGSTVGHAVARRAELPVTIDALGTVTPLATITLKPQVGGVLTEVLFTEGQSVTKGQLLARIDPRPYEQALMQAQGTRVRDEAQLEAARVTLARYRTLLTQDSIARQDVDTQAALVKQLEGTVTTDRASEAAARLNVEYTRITAPVAGRIGLRTVDPGNTVTANASTGIAVITQMNPIDVQFAVPQDRLPDIQAQLAKGLALPVKAMDRTRSTTLDTGTFSTLDNVVDTSTGTVKGKARFGNAQTTLFPNQFVNVQMTLRTIDAVVVPVTAVRTGPTGSYVYVINEDRTVSMRTVKRGESTVELAAISEGLAAGEKVVTEGGDRLKEGAQVVLQGDKPAAGPRPGASGPRGARGEGRRRAPPQ